One genomic window of Candidatus Kuenenia stuttgartiensis includes the following:
- a CDS encoding signal peptidase I: protein MMQKENHNNISGEVLHAIVNVWDQTNEMFTIPIVGRSMYPLIREGDNVLVECGYSQIRRGDIIAFRSENKLIVHRVLTISEKGTGFSFITKGDNVPHADPVVSHSEIIGKVSAIKRGEKMLSLDTFAGRSTGWLIIRSTPVVRALCGFQRNIFTGNKQDCNKTIVNRGTRFLFLLFRKVIFLFLCRGKAPENKSIFINRRLI from the coding sequence ATGATGCAAAAAGAAAATCATAACAATATTTCAGGCGAAGTGCTGCATGCTATCGTCAATGTATGGGATCAAACCAATGAAATGTTTACTATCCCCATTGTTGGCAGGAGTATGTATCCGCTCATAAGGGAAGGGGACAATGTCCTGGTTGAGTGTGGCTATTCACAGATACGGCGTGGCGATATTATAGCCTTCAGATCGGAGAACAAGCTTATTGTACACAGGGTATTAACTATCTCAGAAAAGGGTACGGGCTTTTCCTTCATTACAAAGGGAGACAATGTGCCGCATGCCGATCCGGTGGTGAGCCATAGTGAAATAATAGGCAAAGTATCCGCTATTAAACGAGGGGAAAAGATGCTCTCTCTTGACACTTTCGCAGGCAGATCAACAGGATGGTTGATCATAAGGAGTACCCCTGTTGTTCGCGCGTTGTGCGGATTTCAAAGAAACATATTCACAGGAAATAAACAGGATTGTAATAAAACAATTGTGAATCGTGGCACACGTTTTCTCTTTTTACTGTTCCGTAAAGTAATATTTCTTTTTTTATGCAGAGGGAAAGCGCCAGAAAATAAGAGCATTTTTATAAATCGACGCCTTATTTAA
- a CDS encoding C25 family cysteine peptidase has protein sequence MIRRWIVKIFFVRRNRSYYSLCMVIAPLVAILSFLMLWYTGLCNASVTLLPSDSRSIELEFTIDGFHTETLQHEGKTYQRICIQDTIQSAMPGEPQLPQCGTMVGLPVIHGVSLDILDAQYETLQGYNIYPAPKSGIEGENQDTFPSGSIKQTFFENQHIYTSNAFFPDTPVKMGNKGYLRDQPVAQVHFTPVQFNPVTGEVRIYRKIVARVSWKEGHLSPEKKTSMASPFFENLLKKKIINYHNIKRPVIAENSYRTPVQRKMDSSGAEVSPRLKITVKEEGMYTLTYNDLIDAGFDVDAIDPRTLTMTNKGEDVAIFIEGEEDGVFNTSDTIVFYGEEYTDIYTDKNVYWLTAGATSGVRMNIHDGATSGNAIVPDYFPATIHVEENTYYWQTMPEGEGQDHYFWGGKLTAPQTKELTLNIKNILSGPETAAIRVQLKGYTDVSKSDPDHHTKIYINDKEIDDQYWDGRIVFNHEATVSHEYLNNGKNTITVETVGDTGASVDQLLINWAEIDYLDTYVAENDELFFRAPSEGVYQFEVSSFTGSDMEAFDITDHNAVVRVINTNIVNDNKRYTLQFEGVAQSDTRFLALTLAQYKTPFAIEKDETSSWKSSDKGADYIIITHEDFYDNALALASHRIDDGLRVVTVKVGDIYDEFNDGIFSPQAIRDFLSYTYNNWQEPAPAYVVLIGDAYQDYNDNLASGTINYVPSQIIETDELGETPSDNWFVLVSGNDILPDMHIGRLCAQTIEQAEDIINKVIFYDQHPSEEDWAKNVLLVADDDQSSFESLSEEIIELLPDNYTAKRVYVGDYTANDDVAFNITQNINNGCFMVNYTGHGAVNMWGLNASTSIYTTDDIALLDNWYKLPVVTVANCLNGFFTGKSTQVSVAEEFQRLQDKGAIAVWAATALSYTSGHRLLMLSFYESVFTGSSYGLGEISTEAKLDAYSQSSYWSELVETFVLFGDPATRLHVVADDGIPVTPTPLPQECTISAIEAEPKKLVLKKGEEGEVLITITCETNGNTEGFEIKANIKKGKKIAKIANKTAVTDVDGQASFVITAKKKGKAVVVFSVNNIAEKIRVKIK, from the coding sequence ATGATAAGAAGATGGATAGTAAAAATATTTTTCGTACGCCGCAACCGTTCTTATTATTCACTGTGCATGGTCATTGCACCTCTAGTCGCCATACTATCCTTCCTGATGCTGTGGTATACAGGATTGTGCAACGCCTCTGTTACATTATTGCCATCAGACAGCCGGTCAATTGAACTTGAATTTACTATAGACGGCTTTCATACCGAAACATTACAACATGAGGGAAAAACATATCAGCGTATTTGTATACAAGACACCATACAAAGCGCCATGCCTGGGGAACCACAATTGCCACAGTGCGGAACAATGGTTGGTTTGCCGGTCATTCATGGCGTCTCTCTTGATATTTTAGATGCACAATACGAAACCTTGCAGGGATACAATATATATCCTGCCCCTAAATCCGGGATAGAAGGGGAAAACCAGGATACATTCCCCTCCGGCAGTATAAAGCAGACGTTCTTTGAAAATCAGCATATATATACCTCTAACGCCTTCTTTCCAGACACACCGGTAAAAATGGGCAATAAAGGATACCTGCGCGATCAACCGGTCGCACAAGTACATTTCACGCCTGTTCAGTTCAATCCCGTCACTGGCGAGGTACGCATTTACCGAAAGATTGTCGCCCGTGTTTCATGGAAAGAGGGTCACCTTTCTCCTGAAAAAAAAACTTCAATGGCAAGTCCTTTTTTTGAAAATCTTCTTAAAAAGAAAATCATAAATTACCACAATATAAAACGCCCTGTGATTGCGGAGAATTCATACCGTACCCCCGTTCAAAGAAAAATGGACAGTTCCGGCGCTGAGGTTTCCCCCAGGCTTAAAATAACCGTGAAAGAAGAAGGCATGTATACATTAACTTACAATGATCTTATCGATGCCGGATTTGATGTGGACGCAATAGATCCCCGCACTTTGACTATGACAAATAAGGGAGAGGACGTTGCCATATTTATTGAAGGTGAAGAGGATGGTGTATTTAATACTTCGGATACTATCGTTTTTTATGGCGAAGAATATACCGATATCTATACCGATAAAAATGTTTACTGGCTAACCGCCGGCGCTACCAGTGGCGTCCGTATGAATATCCACGACGGCGCCACTTCGGGCAACGCTATTGTTCCTGATTACTTTCCAGCAACGATCCATGTTGAAGAAAATACATATTACTGGCAAACAATGCCGGAGGGTGAAGGACAGGATCATTATTTCTGGGGCGGCAAACTGACTGCACCGCAAACAAAAGAGCTTACCCTGAATATAAAAAATATCCTTTCGGGTCCAGAGACCGCTGCTATACGGGTGCAATTAAAGGGATATACAGACGTCAGCAAGAGTGACCCGGATCACCATACAAAGATATATATAAATGACAAAGAGATAGACGATCAATACTGGGATGGACGAATAGTCTTCAATCATGAAGCAACCGTATCCCATGAGTATTTAAACAATGGGAAAAATACCATTACGGTAGAAACCGTGGGTGATACAGGGGCTTCGGTTGATCAATTGCTGATCAACTGGGCAGAGATAGACTACCTTGATACGTATGTTGCAGAAAATGATGAGCTATTTTTCCGTGCGCCTTCTGAAGGCGTCTATCAATTTGAAGTATCCTCCTTCACCGGCAGTGATATGGAGGCATTTGACATTACAGACCACAACGCAGTTGTGCGCGTAATTAACACAAATATTGTAAACGACAACAAAAGATATACATTACAATTCGAAGGGGTTGCCCAATCTGATACAAGATTTCTGGCATTGACATTAGCGCAATATAAAACTCCCTTTGCAATTGAAAAGGATGAAACATCATCATGGAAATCATCCGATAAGGGAGCGGACTATATTATTATCACGCATGAAGATTTTTATGATAATGCGCTTGCATTGGCCAGCCATCGCATCGATGATGGTTTAAGGGTGGTTACGGTGAAGGTTGGCGATATTTATGATGAATTTAATGACGGTATTTTTTCCCCGCAGGCAATACGGGATTTCCTGTCTTACACGTATAACAATTGGCAGGAACCCGCCCCTGCATACGTTGTATTAATAGGAGACGCGTATCAGGATTACAACGATAACTTAGCATCAGGCACGATAAATTACGTCCCTTCCCAGATTATAGAAACTGACGAATTGGGAGAGACGCCTTCGGATAACTGGTTTGTACTTGTAAGTGGCAATGATATCCTCCCTGACATGCATATCGGACGGCTCTGTGCGCAAACAATCGAACAGGCGGAAGACATTATTAATAAGGTAATATTCTATGATCAGCATCCGTCCGAGGAAGATTGGGCAAAAAACGTCTTACTCGTAGCGGATGACGATCAATCTTCTTTTGAAAGTCTTTCGGAAGAAATCATTGAACTATTACCTGATAACTATACCGCAAAAAGGGTTTATGTAGGCGATTATACTGCAAACGATGATGTGGCATTTAATATAACCCAGAATATAAATAACGGTTGTTTTATGGTGAATTACACTGGACACGGGGCTGTAAATATGTGGGGACTGAATGCAAGCACGTCTATTTATACCACAGATGACATTGCGTTGCTGGATAATTGGTATAAACTGCCGGTTGTCACAGTTGCAAACTGCCTTAACGGATTTTTTACGGGGAAAAGCACACAGGTTTCAGTTGCTGAAGAATTTCAGAGATTACAGGATAAAGGGGCAATCGCCGTATGGGCGGCAACCGCCCTGAGCTATACATCGGGACACAGATTACTTATGCTTTCTTTTTATGAATCGGTCTTTACCGGTTCTTCATATGGTTTAGGCGAGATCAGCACAGAAGCAAAACTGGATGCTTACTCCCAGAGTAGTTATTGGAGTGAATTGGTAGAGACTTTTGTGTTGTTTGGGGATCCAGCAACACGGTTGCATGTTGTTGCTGACGACGGAATACCCGTTACGCCTACTCCTTTACCACAGGAATGTACAATAAGTGCTATTGAAGCAGAACCTAAAAAATTAGTGCTTAAGAAAGGAGAAGAAGGGGAAGTCCTCATAACAATAACATGCGAAACCAATGGCAATACGGAGGGTTTTGAGATAAAGGCAAACATAAAAAAGGGAAAGAAAATTGCAAAAATTGCAAACAAAACTGCTGTAACTGATGTAGATGGACAAGCATCTTTTGTCATTACCGCAAAGAAAAAGGGAAAGGCGGTTGTGGTATTCAGTGTGAATAATATTGCCGAAAAAATAAGGGTAAAAATAAAGTAA